A single window of Sneathiella limimaris DNA harbors:
- a CDS encoding polysaccharide biosynthesis/export family protein, with translation MFKKSLIQLLGGCVLSVMIMANASSQTLDKTSTEILQNTGLQDTTQLQQIAPVANEGSLSEEQPPTEIEIPDGQGSQAEPEVFGASLFKGQAVVSRVAPDNPVYRISTGDRISIQMWGAKSLIMSADVDSQGNIFIPDVGPVYLKGVPKHQLNSVMTNAIRKVFVDNVKIYANLLNTQPIGVFVTGPVKRPGRYAGDRIDTAIYYLQQAGGIDLERGSFRNITVMRGNRKAASLDLYQFLYTGEIDNFQFENNDVIVVSERLPTITTKGKIRNSYVFELGANPGTGSYIKQIAGPQPDVTHVIVNGAVGGDVYSDYVPIEAFDNRRLNAGDTIEFISDAVGKNILVKVDGVSDGPSYVVLPRWSTVYEALARIEVDPDQALPDSVYLKRESVAEKQLLALQQSLSRLQRSVLTAKVTTESESGIRAQEAALVEKFIEKAQALKPEGRVVLASQATHTSTTLEDGDTIVVPSRTNTVMIVGEVEIPQTVLYDDRYHVSDYIEHAGGFSERANDDDFLVLRQNGQLIRGSDIAIQPGDQIMVLPDSDSRTFLVMKDIIDVLYKVALATGVVVKIFDD, from the coding sequence ATGTTTAAAAAATCTCTCATCCAGTTACTTGGCGGGTGCGTGTTGTCAGTCATGATAATGGCGAACGCAAGTTCTCAGACATTGGACAAAACGTCGACGGAAATCCTTCAAAATACAGGTCTGCAAGATACCACACAACTGCAGCAGATCGCGCCCGTTGCAAATGAAGGGAGCTTGTCAGAAGAGCAACCTCCGACCGAAATAGAAATTCCTGATGGACAGGGTTCTCAGGCTGAACCAGAAGTTTTCGGTGCCAGTCTTTTCAAGGGTCAGGCGGTTGTTTCAAGAGTGGCCCCAGACAATCCGGTATATCGCATATCTACTGGAGACCGAATTTCAATTCAGATGTGGGGCGCAAAAAGTCTTATCATGTCTGCTGATGTTGACTCGCAAGGCAATATTTTTATTCCAGATGTAGGCCCTGTTTACCTGAAGGGTGTCCCAAAACATCAGCTTAACAGTGTTATGACGAATGCTATTCGAAAAGTATTTGTCGATAATGTCAAAATCTATGCAAATCTTTTAAATACTCAGCCCATTGGTGTCTTTGTGACAGGACCGGTCAAGCGTCCTGGTAGGTATGCAGGAGATCGTATTGACACGGCAATCTACTATTTACAGCAGGCAGGTGGTATTGACCTTGAGAGAGGGTCGTTTCGAAATATTACCGTGATGAGAGGTAATCGAAAAGCAGCCAGCTTGGATCTCTATCAGTTCCTGTACACTGGTGAGATTGATAATTTTCAGTTTGAAAACAACGATGTGATAGTTGTTTCAGAACGACTGCCGACCATCACAACAAAGGGAAAAATTCGTAATTCCTATGTGTTTGAACTTGGAGCAAATCCGGGAACTGGAAGTTACATTAAGCAGATCGCTGGGCCGCAACCAGATGTTACGCATGTGATCGTGAACGGTGCCGTTGGTGGAGATGTGTACTCTGATTACGTTCCCATTGAGGCTTTCGATAATCGTCGGTTGAACGCAGGTGATACGATAGAGTTTATTTCTGACGCAGTTGGAAAGAATATTTTGGTGAAAGTGGATGGTGTCAGTGATGGCCCGTCATATGTTGTGCTACCAAGATGGTCAACGGTCTATGAAGCATTGGCGCGGATTGAAGTTGACCCTGATCAGGCATTGCCTGACTCCGTCTATCTGAAAAGGGAAAGTGTCGCGGAAAAGCAGTTGCTTGCCCTACAGCAGTCACTTAGTCGCTTACAGCGTTCCGTTCTGACGGCAAAAGTAACGACAGAATCTGAATCCGGGATCAGGGCTCAGGAAGCCGCTCTTGTTGAAAAATTTATTGAGAAAGCTCAGGCACTTAAACCTGAAGGGCGCGTTGTATTGGCCAGTCAAGCAACCCATACATCGACAACGCTGGAAGACGGTGACACAATTGTTGTACCAAGCCGGACTAACACAGTCATGATTGTAGGCGAGGTCGAAATTCCCCAAACCGTCCTTTATGATGATCGTTATCATGTCAGCGATTATATTGAGCATGCCGGTGGCTTTTCTGAGCGCGCTAATGACGATGATTTTCTGGTTCTTCGTCAGAACGGCCAGCTTATTCGGGGAAGTGATATCGCTATCCAGCCTGGAGATCAGATTATGGTCTTACCTGATAGTGATAGCCGGACTTTCCTGGTGATGAAAGATATTATCGATGTGCTGTATAAGGTGGCCTTGGCAACCGGTGTCGTCGTTAAAATCTTTGATGATTAA
- a CDS encoding ABC transporter ATP-binding protein, with product MILFDRVSKGYPTKTGYREILKNISIALPTDKHIGILGRNGSGKSTILRMIGGSERPDKGRIRISNARVSWPLGFAGGFHAELTAKENIRFISRIYGANINYVTEFVEDFAEIGEYINMPIKTYSSGMRSRIAFGLSLAIDFDFYLIDEITSVGDQWFREKAQKAFAARRHRSGLIMVSHNPGTIRNYCDMGLVLRDSKFIVFEDLEDAISFYKKG from the coding sequence ATGATATTATTTGACAGAGTTTCAAAAGGATACCCAACAAAAACTGGATATAGGGAAATCCTCAAGAATATTAGCATTGCCCTCCCAACGGATAAACATATCGGGATTCTTGGCCGAAACGGCTCTGGGAAATCCACAATTTTACGAATGATCGGTGGCTCAGAACGCCCCGACAAAGGACGAATTAGAATTTCCAACGCGCGCGTATCTTGGCCACTTGGGTTTGCAGGTGGTTTTCATGCAGAACTCACAGCTAAAGAAAATATTCGCTTCATATCTCGGATATATGGGGCAAATATCAATTACGTCACTGAGTTTGTCGAAGATTTCGCGGAAATTGGCGAATATATAAACATGCCAATCAAAACCTACTCTTCAGGTATGCGCTCTCGAATTGCCTTTGGCTTAAGCTTGGCAATTGATTTTGACTTTTACCTAATTGACGAAATCACTTCAGTTGGCGATCAATGGTTTAGAGAAAAAGCCCAGAAAGCTTTTGCCGCTAGGCGTCACCGGTCTGGCCTGATCATGGTCTCCCATAACCCGGGAACGATCCGAAACTATTGCGATATGGGCTTGGTTCTGAGAGATTCAAAGTTTATTGTCTTCGAAGATTTGGAAGATGCGATCTCATTTTATAAAAAAGGCTAA
- a CDS encoding glycosyltransferase: MAKKERSFVSNRKQLNIVNSVHMESRIFSDIARWFNRYRPDSWRVAESVNRMSLTDIYLFNRPHLERRLPRNSVVTVHHDFKDPLHWLDFERFRKRYEEAEAIVCLNKSQKGFLAEKGFKNCIIIPHGCADAFKRCGSKQTDSSKLTIGFISKRYERLIKGETYFAEILKSLSPEKFDFVFVGEGRLHEAKLAAQLGFSVRLWEMLPYRLLPHIYEMIDLLLITSTAEGGPASIPEAVASRTPVIGFEIGMIKDWIEEARNGHFLTGSLELDVSLLNTLAADGKTLLKGMEEELLLKAGLVPSWKTTIETYFELFENILSGKQNYNDIAPEKLMEM, encoded by the coding sequence GTGGCGAAGAAAGAACGGAGTTTTGTGAGCAACAGGAAGCAGTTAAATATTGTGAATTCAGTTCACATGGAAAGCCGGATTTTCAGCGACATAGCGCGTTGGTTTAATCGATACCGCCCAGATAGTTGGCGGGTAGCTGAGTCTGTAAATCGTATGAGCTTAACAGACATCTACTTATTCAATCGACCCCATTTGGAGAGAAGGCTTCCTAGAAATTCTGTTGTGACAGTGCACCATGATTTTAAGGATCCACTGCACTGGCTGGATTTTGAAAGGTTTAGGAAGCGGTATGAAGAGGCCGAAGCCATTGTGTGCCTGAACAAAAGTCAAAAGGGGTTTTTGGCGGAAAAAGGTTTCAAGAACTGTATCATCATTCCGCATGGTTGTGCTGACGCCTTTAAGCGATGTGGTTCTAAGCAAACAGATTCCAGTAAATTGACGATAGGCTTTATTTCCAAACGCTATGAGCGATTAATCAAAGGGGAGACTTATTTTGCTGAGATTCTTAAATCTCTGTCTCCTGAAAAGTTTGACTTTGTCTTTGTGGGTGAAGGCCGTCTTCATGAAGCCAAACTTGCAGCTCAGCTGGGCTTCTCAGTGCGTTTGTGGGAGATGCTTCCGTATCGACTGCTCCCCCATATATATGAGATGATCGATCTGTTGTTGATAACCAGTACAGCAGAGGGTGGGCCTGCAAGTATTCCGGAAGCGGTGGCAAGTCGAACTCCTGTAATCGGATTTGAAATTGGCATGATTAAGGACTGGATTGAAGAGGCCAGAAATGGCCACTTTTTAACTGGTTCCCTTGAGTTGGACGTTAGCCTTTTGAATACTCTTGCTGCTGATGGAAAAACGCTTTTGAAGGGGATGGAAGAAGAGCTTCTGTTGAAAGCAGGGCTTGTTCCGAGCTGGAAGACGACAATAGAAACCTATTTTGAGCTGTTTGAGAATATTCTTTCTGGAAAGCAAAACTACAATGACATTGCGCCAGAAAAGCTGATGGAAATGTAA
- a CDS encoding glycosyltransferase, which produces MLKPNKIWKRHFDRVFGYADWVEAALGSEEYDLCLLHDSLGLEAARVVKERYGCPLVYDGVEYPEYSGRSGRAGEMFAAEKRGTALVHRHELEIYRQLDALMVGTRGVAGWYGAQDGVVPAKIVRNCLDYEEVERDDEIRRDCGLKPEDRLVLYPNSVFIDCGVEETVTALKHLPETVHLAIMGWIPAFLGDPLKERIARQGLEGRVHFLDLKGPDDLIRYRSGADIGIIPIRPTIGNHRTMLPNRVFELIMSRVPMLVSSLPYVQEVVETYDCGVVYEGSQPETIARSLEKMLSRLDYYRERMEATAKEMCWSQEEGAFEAAMSPVLSPSDPPRKILCLANKPLTTNRRFYRHTRTLANWGHDITVMALEIPDPQLQVNGVRYVIAEELNDWLRSDDLQKKQKIQEARLEAGIPLLEITANTVHNLQVFPKVFLLDAALRRILPSWIFRVIVRCYKFFKRS; this is translated from the coding sequence ATGTTAAAACCGAACAAGATCTGGAAGCGACATTTTGACCGTGTTTTTGGGTATGCGGACTGGGTTGAGGCTGCGCTTGGCTCGGAAGAGTATGATCTATGTTTATTGCATGACAGTTTGGGGCTTGAGGCAGCGCGTGTGGTCAAGGAGCGCTATGGCTGTCCCCTGGTTTATGACGGGGTTGAATATCCAGAATATAGCGGCCGCTCTGGCCGGGCTGGTGAGATGTTTGCGGCTGAGAAGCGGGGCACGGCGCTGGTCCACCGGCATGAGCTGGAGATCTACCGGCAGCTGGATGCACTGATGGTCGGCACTCGTGGGGTTGCGGGCTGGTATGGGGCTCAGGACGGGGTGGTTCCGGCCAAGATTGTCCGCAACTGCCTGGATTATGAAGAGGTTGAGCGGGATGACGAGATCCGTCGGGATTGTGGCCTGAAACCAGAGGACAGGCTGGTTCTGTATCCGAACTCGGTCTTTATTGATTGTGGGGTTGAGGAGACGGTGACGGCGCTGAAGCATCTGCCGGAAACGGTTCACCTGGCGATCATGGGGTGGATCCCGGCGTTTCTGGGCGATCCGTTGAAGGAGCGAATTGCCCGTCAGGGCCTGGAAGGGCGGGTGCATTTTCTCGACCTGAAGGGACCGGATGATCTGATCCGCTATCGCAGCGGGGCGGATATCGGAATCATTCCGATCCGCCCGACGATTGGCAATCATCGAACGATGCTGCCGAACCGGGTGTTTGAGTTGATCATGAGCCGGGTGCCGATGCTGGTCTCGAGCCTGCCTTATGTGCAGGAGGTTGTCGAGACCTATGATTGTGGGGTTGTGTATGAGGGGAGCCAGCCGGAGACGATAGCCCGATCCCTAGAGAAGATGCTGTCTCGTTTGGACTATTACCGGGAGCGGATGGAAGCGACGGCGAAGGAGATGTGCTGGTCACAGGAAGAGGGCGCCTTTGAGGCCGCGATGTCGCCGGTTCTGAGCCCCTCGGATCCCCCGAGGAAGATCCTGTGCCTGGCCAACAAGCCGCTGACGACGAACCGCCGGTTTTACCGACATACCCGGACCCTGGCCAACTGGGGGCATGACATCACCGTCATGGCACTCGAAATCCCCGACCCACAGCTCCAGGTCAACGGGGTCAGGTATGTCATAGCCGAGGAACTGAATGATTGGTTGCGATCTGATGATTTGCAAAAGAAACAAAAGATTCAAGAGGCGCGACTTGAAGCTGGAATACCTTTGCTAGAGATTACAGCGAATACTGTGCATAATTTACAGGTTTTTCCAAAAGTTTTTTTACTTGATGCGGCCTTGAGGCGAATTTTACCTTCATGGATTTTCCGTGTCATTGTGAGATGTTATAAGTTTTTCAAGCGTTCGTAA
- a CDS encoding ABC transporter permease, whose product MQAKKTSMTTLLSNWWTAFSIHMRIVWALVIRETRTRFGRQKIGYLWAFILPLLQISVFYLIRTYVGRLTPVGMPLELVLITGFIPWFLFSDNRTQCTNSIRGNRNLLTYPLVTVYDVLIARTTLEFSTKIVVFCILLIVFHTALGTKLEVDDAIGCIFIASCLALFGMAFGHIVSCISFYIRAINELIGACFRVMFFTSGVFFIVSDLPAAYREIVLYNPIAHMIDQFRGFYFDSYEARYSNLEYIVQSLLIMLIIMFLVDSATKQKQMTAEQ is encoded by the coding sequence ATGCAAGCTAAAAAGACCAGCATGACAACTCTTCTTTCCAATTGGTGGACTGCTTTTTCAATTCATATGAGAATTGTATGGGCACTGGTTATCAGGGAAACCCGTACGCGTTTCGGACGTCAGAAAATTGGTTATCTCTGGGCTTTCATCCTGCCTTTGCTACAGATCTCGGTCTTTTACCTCATTCGAACCTATGTTGGTCGGCTAACCCCCGTCGGCATGCCATTGGAACTTGTTCTCATTACAGGTTTCATCCCGTGGTTCTTGTTTTCTGATAATCGAACACAATGTACCAACTCAATTCGGGGTAATCGAAATCTGCTAACTTACCCCTTGGTAACCGTCTATGATGTTCTCATCGCCAGGACGACGTTGGAATTCTCCACAAAAATTGTTGTTTTCTGCATTTTGCTAATCGTTTTTCACACTGCATTAGGAACAAAGCTAGAGGTAGACGATGCCATTGGCTGCATTTTTATCGCCAGCTGCCTCGCATTGTTTGGAATGGCATTTGGCCACATTGTCTCGTGCATAAGCTTTTACATTCGGGCAATCAACGAACTGATTGGTGCGTGCTTTCGCGTGATGTTCTTTACGAGCGGTGTCTTCTTTATTGTTTCAGACCTCCCTGCCGCCTATCGAGAAATAGTTCTATATAATCCTATTGCTCATATGATAGACCAGTTCAGAGGTTTTTACTTTGACAGTTATGAAGCCCGGTACAGCAATTTAGAGTATATCGTCCAAAGTCTCTTGATAATGTTGATTATTATGTTTCTCGTTGACTCTGCAACGAAGCAAAAGCAAATGACCGCTGAACAATGA
- a CDS encoding DegT/DnrJ/EryC1/StrS family aminotransferase, translating to MPFIDLQTQQARVREAVEKGFAKVLDHGIYIMGPEVQELEKELETYCNVGNAISCSSGTDALVLPLMALGIGQGDAVFVPSFTFTASAEAIALVGATPVFVDVDPIYFNTDPASLKAAIEWVIAENNLKPKAVMPVDLFGIPADYQSIKAICAEYSLHCISDAAQSFSAEVAGHKVGALAEVTATSFFPAKPLGCYGDGGAVFTNDDELAEKIKSVRVHGRGTGKYDNICVGMNARLDTLQAVVLIEKLKILEDELERRQIVAANYAKHLGNSVVCPIVPQGMKSAWAQYTISTDKRDQVAKALKDKNIPAQIYYAKPVHQQVAYQDGLIAPGDLPVTEALSKTLISLPMHPYLEEEVQALIAEVIKNEVTTGIA from the coding sequence ATTCCTTTTATTGATCTTCAAACCCAGCAAGCGCGGGTGCGGGAGGCTGTTGAAAAAGGTTTTGCGAAGGTCCTTGATCACGGGATCTATATCATGGGTCCCGAAGTTCAGGAGCTTGAGAAGGAGCTTGAGACTTACTGTAATGTGGGAAATGCCATTTCCTGTTCTAGTGGGACGGATGCACTGGTTTTACCGCTGATGGCATTGGGAATTGGACAAGGTGATGCTGTTTTCGTTCCTTCCTTTACGTTTACAGCTTCAGCTGAGGCTATTGCATTGGTTGGCGCAACCCCAGTTTTTGTAGATGTTGATCCCATTTACTTCAATACTGACCCGGCAAGTCTGAAGGCTGCTATTGAGTGGGTGATTGCAGAGAATAACCTGAAACCGAAGGCAGTTATGCCTGTCGACTTGTTTGGTATTCCTGCTGACTATCAGTCCATCAAAGCAATTTGCGCGGAATATTCATTGCATTGCATATCAGATGCGGCTCAATCCTTTAGTGCAGAAGTTGCGGGTCATAAAGTTGGGGCGCTGGCTGAGGTTACGGCAACCAGCTTCTTCCCGGCGAAACCACTTGGGTGCTATGGCGATGGCGGGGCAGTTTTCACAAATGATGATGAACTGGCCGAAAAAATTAAATCTGTAAGGGTTCATGGTCGCGGAACCGGGAAGTATGATAACATCTGCGTTGGAATGAACGCCCGGCTAGATACACTCCAGGCGGTTGTCCTGATAGAGAAGCTCAAGATCCTTGAGGATGAATTGGAGCGCCGTCAGATTGTCGCGGCAAACTATGCTAAGCATCTGGGTAACAGCGTCGTGTGCCCAATAGTCCCACAAGGCATGAAGTCGGCCTGGGCTCAATATACCATTTCGACTGACAAGAGAGATCAAGTTGCGAAAGCGCTGAAGGATAAAAACATTCCTGCTCAGATCTACTATGCTAAACCAGTGCATCAACAAGTTGCGTATCAGGATGGTCTGATTGCTCCGGGTGATCTTCCAGTTACCGAAGCCTTGAGTAAGACTCTGATTAGTTTGCCGATGCATCCTTATCTTGAAGAGGAAGTGCAGGCGCTGATTGCTGAGGTTATAAAAAACGAAGTTACGACTGGAATTGCCTAG
- a CDS encoding acyltransferase, protein MTKDTQHDIPTTIQEGSTINVGLNEQSIAFQVGNNGIVRSGSVIYANVTAGDYFQTGHNVMIRSDTEIGDHVVVGTNTVIEGTVKIGNFVKIEANCFIPTHVTIGTRVFIGPNVVMTNDMYPLKLRDEYIPKGPTLEDGVTIGGNVTICPGVTIGKGSFIAAGAVVTKDVPPMSLAMGNPARTKPLPDHLRENNMALSWRKYLKA, encoded by the coding sequence ATGACCAAAGACACCCAGCATGACATTCCTACCACCATTCAGGAAGGAAGCACCATAAATGTCGGCCTAAATGAGCAATCAATCGCATTTCAAGTTGGAAATAACGGAATTGTTCGGAGCGGCTCCGTCATCTACGCAAATGTCACGGCAGGTGACTATTTTCAAACTGGTCACAACGTCATGATCCGTAGTGACACAGAGATTGGCGATCATGTTGTAGTCGGGACAAATACGGTTATTGAAGGGACCGTAAAAATTGGAAACTTTGTCAAAATAGAAGCGAACTGCTTCATTCCTACACATGTCACAATCGGAACACGCGTATTCATAGGCCCCAATGTTGTCATGACAAATGACATGTACCCTTTAAAACTCCGCGATGAATATATTCCAAAAGGTCCCACTCTAGAAGACGGCGTCACCATCGGCGGCAATGTCACTATTTGCCCCGGTGTAACAATCGGCAAAGGATCTTTTATTGCGGCAGGCGCTGTTGTAACAAAAGATGTCCCGCCTATGTCGCTTGCAATGGGGAACCCCGCCCGGACAAAGCCTTTACCAGACCACCTCAGGGAAAATAATATGGCATTGTCTTGGCGTAAATATCTGAAAGCGTAA
- a CDS encoding sulfotransferase domain-containing protein: protein MNLAWDRILPNYRKRQAVPDSLKAILEKLKTAQNCGGKLNVLGVLSVEDWQRLDNSFEQLGREEVFEHLRPVFSEWQSKYFALMRLFRLNEYTFKGVSDYLREGAERSVLCLYHDVHAWDVLAAMAVADVNLQEGYRSTFFLNWGFSPLDREREASYRVFRHLQSPEVQVGMHAGPFSSWIRYSVFHGDDAQFMNWVKDAKTVEAEIAKLSDETNELAFGKYKLKDALDGMELFLKSNLKEMQSCFSKIELVNHHGDEIGRVASLANKTLAPDLIEQLGASSSSFYNPERLSRLGLQESLANIWRLNRDILLYPEMRNKTEYFEGLNNELKKRNPVFLINHPDNFRSGAVQYNVEFVSHLDARNNFFSIPKNLFGFKKQMPVSKPEKKAIKDITNKAVSELPSSLKTDKVNEHQGPSPKPKVKGKVFPVQPVPLDKGIFLCGFARGGTTWARRVIAAHPEIFEVPGQVEFHNAKQGVTAELMQNRLQQIEVGEAGFYPHGKRFITKSPANSVVLKDILLASPKSQYIYIVRDPRDVLISYQRTGAQWTDQQSSFDAAMTRTRHYFQGYEAVKGHQSLFEFTYEDLHQNFSITTSKIFEFLGVRTTNEIIETCLLNTEFGAATGRKHEEKKSHMRKGVVGDWANHLTFADAERFKSDPFWVRMMEEYGYNWEYLTAEKLLETDIPKHIKDSGVVLSVSDANWTYPSIVTEQFSQAIEVCRRQGIEPVLGIPLSLKLKELKLIIQHLPTVHEIAFLADDDEDCAVIEKCRELMTVLDQAMDELSYRFKNLGQTVVNSSMVEQLKSLGIKQAEWKRANIYEANGSLVAAFPDQNVDLRNLLNTGVWPEQEVDIVLRPGIVSVKSPLTLGFPGQKID from the coding sequence ATGAATTTAGCGTGGGATCGGATTTTACCAAATTATAGAAAGCGGCAGGCAGTACCCGACTCTCTAAAAGCAATTCTAGAAAAATTGAAAACCGCCCAAAATTGTGGTGGGAAATTGAATGTTCTTGGTGTTCTGAGTGTTGAGGACTGGCAGAGGCTTGACAATTCATTTGAGCAGCTGGGTCGGGAGGAGGTGTTTGAACATCTGAGGCCGGTTTTTTCTGAATGGCAAAGCAAATATTTTGCTTTGATGCGATTATTCCGGCTCAATGAATATACCTTTAAAGGGGTCAGTGATTATCTCCGTGAAGGAGCCGAGCGTTCAGTTCTGTGCCTGTATCATGATGTTCATGCCTGGGACGTTTTGGCTGCGATGGCGGTCGCTGACGTGAATTTACAAGAAGGGTATAGAAGTACCTTTTTTCTGAACTGGGGATTTAGTCCTCTTGATCGTGAACGGGAAGCCTCATACAGGGTTTTCCGTCATTTGCAAAGCCCGGAAGTACAAGTTGGAATGCATGCTGGTCCATTCTCCTCATGGATTAGGTATTCGGTCTTTCATGGAGATGATGCCCAATTCATGAACTGGGTAAAGGATGCCAAGACTGTAGAGGCAGAGATTGCAAAACTGTCTGATGAGACGAATGAGCTGGCGTTCGGTAAGTATAAACTCAAGGATGCACTTGATGGGATGGAGCTTTTCCTCAAAAGTAACCTGAAAGAGATGCAATCATGCTTCTCAAAAATTGAGCTGGTCAATCATCATGGAGATGAGATCGGTCGCGTCGCTTCCTTGGCAAATAAAACACTCGCCCCAGATCTGATAGAGCAGCTCGGTGCCAGCTCCAGCAGTTTTTATAACCCTGAGAGACTTAGCCGATTGGGTCTTCAGGAGAGCCTCGCCAATATTTGGCGCCTGAATAGGGATATTTTACTCTATCCTGAAATGAGAAATAAAACCGAGTATTTCGAAGGGCTAAATAACGAGCTGAAAAAAAGGAACCCAGTTTTTCTGATTAATCATCCGGATAATTTCAGATCGGGTGCCGTACAGTATAATGTTGAATTTGTCTCTCATTTGGATGCTAGAAACAATTTCTTTAGTATACCTAAAAATCTTTTCGGATTTAAGAAACAGATGCCGGTTTCTAAGCCTGAAAAAAAGGCTATAAAAGATATCACTAACAAGGCTGTATCCGAGTTGCCGTCCTCGTTAAAAACGGACAAAGTAAACGAACATCAAGGCCCTTCTCCCAAGCCAAAAGTCAAAGGTAAGGTATTTCCGGTGCAACCCGTACCTTTGGATAAGGGTATATTCCTGTGTGGCTTTGCCCGTGGCGGTACTACATGGGCGAGACGGGTCATCGCGGCTCATCCAGAGATCTTTGAGGTGCCAGGGCAGGTTGAATTTCATAATGCCAAACAAGGCGTAACTGCAGAATTGATGCAAAATAGGCTGCAGCAGATAGAGGTGGGGGAGGCTGGTTTCTATCCTCACGGAAAGCGGTTTATTACGAAATCTCCAGCTAATTCTGTGGTCTTGAAAGACATTTTATTAGCATCTCCCAAATCCCAATATATTTACATAGTTCGAGATCCAAGAGATGTGCTGATTTCCTATCAGCGAACTGGAGCGCAATGGACTGACCAGCAAAGCAGTTTTGATGCGGCTATGACGAGAACACGACATTATTTTCAAGGCTATGAAGCGGTTAAAGGACATCAGTCCTTGTTTGAATTCACCTACGAAGATTTACACCAGAATTTTTCCATCACAACTTCGAAAATTTTTGAGTTTTTGGGTGTCCGCACAACTAATGAAATCATTGAGACCTGTCTTCTGAATACAGAATTTGGAGCTGCTACCGGACGGAAGCATGAGGAAAAAAAGAGTCATATGCGGAAAGGCGTGGTGGGTGACTGGGCTAATCACTTGACCTTTGCCGATGCCGAAAGGTTTAAGTCAGATCCATTTTGGGTAAGAATGATGGAGGAATATGGATATAACTGGGAGTACCTGACAGCGGAAAAGCTCCTGGAAACGGATATTCCGAAACACATTAAAGATAGTGGTGTTGTACTTTCTGTATCAGATGCCAATTGGACATATCCATCGATTGTCACTGAACAGTTTTCACAGGCGATAGAAGTGTGCCGTCGGCAAGGCATCGAACCGGTGCTTGGTATACCTCTTTCATTGAAATTGAAGGAGCTTAAGCTGATTATCCAGCATTTGCCAACAGTTCATGAAATCGCGTTTCTTGCTGATGACGACGAAGATTGTGCAGTGATAGAGAAATGCAGAGAGTTGATGACTGTCCTGGACCAGGCAATGGATGAGCTGTCATATCGTTTTAAGAATTTGGGTCAGACTGTTGTAAACAGTTCCATGGTCGAGCAATTGAAGTCATTAGGTATCAAACAGGCAGAGTGGAAAAGGGCGAATATCTATGAAGCGAATGGATCGCTGGTTGCTGCCTTCCCTGACCAAAATGTCGATTTGAGAAACCTCTTGAATACCGGGGTTTGGCCCGAGCAGGAAGTTGATATTGTCCTTAGACCTGGAATTGTTTCTGTCAAATCGCCACTGACCTTGGGATTCCCAGGTCAAAAAATCGACTGA